The proteins below are encoded in one region of Huiozyma naganishii CBS 8797 chromosome 7, complete genome:
- the KNAG0G02510 gene encoding uncharacterized protein: MGIVAWQKYLGLDEGSRNLQVARPEQKKRKIEFIPVGSTVDLSRVGGRLYPHFCFREGQMLVMLVVLICSTEFLCVQALPGYGKTLLFHVPLIVLKKKTTQPFVSFVFVPYIPLKENMKMRLKQNDALNVGDVSSLLHGDFGEKDPT; the protein is encoded by the coding sequence ATGGGCATTGTTGCTTGGCAAAAGTATCTGGGCCTCGACGAGGGGTCCCGGAATCTGCAGGTGGCGCGGCCggaacagaagaaaagaaagattgaGTTTATTCCGGTCGGTAGTACGGTTGATCTGAGCAGAGTAGGGGGGCGACTGTACCCTCATTTCTGTTTTCGTGAGGGCCAGATGCTGGTGATGCTAGTTGTATTAATATGTTCCACTGAATTTCTCTGTGTGCAAGCCCTACCTGGGTACGGGAAGACGCTATTGTTCCATGTTCCATTGATCGttttaaagaagaagactaCACAGCCATTTGTTTCCTTCGTGTTCGTGCCATACATCCCATTGAAAGAGAACATGAAGATGAGATTGAAACAGAATGATGCGCTGAATGTGGGAGATGTCAGTTCCCTTCTGCATGGAGACTTTGGCGAAAAGGACCCGACGTAG
- the KNAG0G02530 gene encoding uncharacterized protein, with the protein MIGRRGCGLSVWSPSSVKLAFRDAGSAICVVVLFLGGLAATTSLDGPVIIKEAIHNKFVKSKSLFEVLGFNHDEVKFLRMFNLSLEYFGVKKSEGDLFCRKYRALVPDTGICWDQSVGYIIDALTVLHVILKEKSCNKLLRKMEDNGAAVALMWVARNLDYLRIEAKNYFAVYLALCGSLEKKRKAGRGHQEGLDCTKSKHNMRPLTVFNTFEITNTMFREYEETWEDLRSNKLDVLYFFATGGGRKSFPQLWENLSLDGLERCLSFNGIDRYKQFGFVPPITGVKQLVSQVASASVMDTFTYSEGSDAKSLRYRVNGKYTTPAKSIAKSCMGLRRFGLWHNVGFMNQIREHFPAFGNLHYFTQ; encoded by the coding sequence ATGATAGGGAGACGGGGTTGCGGCCTGAGTGTCTGGTCCCCCAGTTCAGTCAAACTCGCATTCCGGGATGCAGGAAGTGCGATTTGTGTAGTTGTATTATTCTTGGGTGGTTTAGCAGCGACCACCTCGTTAGACGGCCCTGTAATTATAAAAGAGGCCATTCACAATAAGTTTGTAAAGAGCAAGTCTTTGTTTGAGGTCCTTGGATTCAACCATGATGAGGTCAAGTTCCTGAGGATGTTTAATTTGTCATTGGAGTATTTTGGAGTGAAGAAGTCGGAGGGTGACCTGTTCTGTCGCAAGTACCGGGCACTAGTTCCTGATACTGGGATCTGCTGGGACCAGAGCGTGGGGTATATCATTGACGCGCTCACGGTCTTACATGTGATTCTTAAAGAGAAGAGCTGCAATAAATTACTGCGCAAAATGGAAGATAATGGCGCAGCGGTAGCTCTCATGTGGGTGGCCCGGAACCTGGATTATTTGAGAATTGAGGCAAAAAATTATTTCGCGGTTTACTTGGCACTGTGCGGTTCCCttgagaagaaaagaaaggcCGGTCGCGGGCATCAGGAGGGTTTAGACTGCACAAAGTCCAAGCACAACATGCGCCCTCTGACGGTGTTTAACACCTTTGAAATAACGAACACCATGTTCAGGGAGTACGAGGAGACGTGGGAGGATTTGCGCTCAAACAAGTTGGATGttctatatttttttgctacTGGTGGAGGGCGTAAGAGTTTTCCACAACTCTGGGAAAATTTGTCGCTGGATGGTCTGGAAAGATGCCTGTCTTTCAACGGAATAGATCGCTACAAACAATTTGGTTTCGTCCCGCCGATTACAGGTGTTAAACAGCTGGTGTCACAGGTCGCTAGTGCGAGCGTTATGGATACGTTTACTTACTCCGAGGGGAGTGATGCAAAGTCCCTGAGATATAGGGTAAACGGAAAATATACGACGCCAGCGAAATCCATTGCAAAGAGCTGTATGGGATTGAGGCGTTTTGGACTGTGGCACAACGTTGGCTTCATGAACCAGATCCGCGAGCACTTCCCAGCGTTCGGTAACCTGCATTATTTCACCCAGTGA
- the KNAG0G02540 gene encoding uncharacterized protein, with the protein MKSFRITVIITVLQLISAAFGISLYGDDFGGLWNRELETGCPATTIQHGCPHLDFDYFYENERINPKFSLDLKDVRWLPNQKLYKVTIRAYTRNGEKIDLKYLWSLKVIGLSTGTHQLYGFNEGVLPEDFDPSDFTTTFLIRGRPDYENCIVWLDYFQLQYEFLDGHTAQYKEDWYNEGFGKPHFDLSVGCHNSNNHGQSQLGLPNYFWPLECGDADCYNPSVTSSLPPVTSSELPPPLSSSTIVPPVTSSELPPPLSSSTIVPPETSSELPPPLSSSTIVPPETSSELPPPLSSTISVTIRTTTDPVFSSFETSSSIPEITSYPPPPVSSISTRSTDTVTATTSSRHIIPPPIYYSSVKPAESESRESFTSKPSPVTSRLIESSSISLQSPATTSQRTQTTLQPVTTIIPVVESGPAGYTSSEISTHAISTFAGIANSVTPAIFGSIFMNLLLFVL; encoded by the coding sequence atgaaaagtTTCCGTATAACGGTTATCATTACAGTTTTACAGCTGATATCGGCTGCTTTTGGGATCTCTCTTTATGGAGATGATTTCGGCGGACTATGGAATAGAGAGCTAGAAACTGGATGTCCTGCTACGACTATCCAGCATGGATGCCCTCATCTCGATTTTGATTATTTTTACGAAAACGAAAGGATCAACCCAAAGTTTTCTCTTGATTTGAAAGACGTAAGATGGCTTCCAAACCAGAAGTTATACAAAGTTACTATTCGTGCGTACACAAGGAATGGAGAAAAGATAGATTTGAAATATTTATggtctttgaaagttatcGGTTTATCCACAGGCACACATCAACTTTATGGTTTTAACGAAGGAGTGCTTCCAGAAGATTTTGACCCATCCGATTTTACCACCACTTTTTTGATCAGAGGTCGTCCGGACTATGAGAATTGCATCGTGTGGTTAGACTACTTCCAACTCCAATATGAGTTCTTAGACGGTCATACAGCTCAGTATAAGGAGGACTGGTATAACGAAGGATTTGGGAAACCCCACTTTGATTTGTCAGTTGGTTGCCATAATTCAAATAATCATGGGCAGTCGCAGTTAGGACTTCCAAACTATTTTTGGCCATTGGAATGTGGGGATGCAGACTGCTATAATCCGTCAGTAACAAGCTCATTACCTCCTGTGACATCCAGCGAGCTGCCACCTCCTTTGAGTTCGAGTACTATAGTCCCACCTGTGACATCCAGCGAACTGCCACCTCCTTTGAGTTCGAGTACTATAGTCCCACCTGAGACATCCAGCGAACTGCCACCTCCTTTGAGTTCGAGTACTATAGTCCCACCTGAGACATCCAGCGAACTGCCACCTCCTTTGAGTTCGACTATTTCTGTCACAATTAGAACTACTACAGACCCTGTGTTTTCGTCTTTTGAAACAAGTTCGAGTATTCCGGAGATTACCAGCTACCCACCTCCTCCTGTAAGTTCAATCTCGACAAGGTCAACCGATACGGTTACTGCTACGACCAGTTCTCGCCATATAATCCCTCCACCAATATACTATAGCTCTGTCAAACCAGCAGAGTCAGAAAGCCGTGAGAGTTTCACGTCCAAACCATCACCTGTAACTTCCCGTTTGATCGAGAGTTCTAGTATTTCACTCCAAAGTCCTGCTACTACTTCTCAAAGAACACAAACAACACTTCAGCCAGTGACGACTATCATCCCAGTGGTGGAAAGTGGTCCCGCAGGTTACACCAGTAGCGAAATCTCGACTCACGCTATTTCTACCTTTGCCGGAATTGCAAACTCAGTGACTCCAGCAATTTTCGGATCTATCTTTATGAACTTGCTTCTGTTCGTGCTTTGA